In Leptolyngbya sp. O-77, the genomic window AACAAACTGTGCCGAGGATGTCGCCGTGGGGGGTGCGGAGGGGAACGCCGAGATAGCAGAGATAGCCATCGGGAATTTCGCCTGCTTCGGGATTCAGGCGCGTGTCTTCTACCACGAGCGATCGCCCAGTGTCTACCACTGTTCCGGTTACTGTTCCGTGGAGCGTATAGAGCGTGTGATCTTCTTCGCCATCGGAGCTAGCAATCACGCGATCAAACCCGTCCCCTTCGCAGAGCGTAATCACGGTTACATCCATTCTCAGCAAGTGACAAACGCTAGACGCGATTCGTTCCAAATAGCGGTTCAAATCTCCAACATAGTCCAGCAGAGACGACAGCGCCTCAATCACTTGCTGGTCTCGTTGCCACCGAGCGCGGGATTGCATGAATCTGCTTGAGTGAGCGGATCGACGACTTGGACGATCTGCATGACTAGCGTGCTGTGGAATGAACGGTTCTTGCGGTTGACCCTGGAATGTCATGGATTCAAGCTCAAGTATTATGGCAGATTCGGGTGCGCTCCTTCTCGACTGCTCAGCAATAGTTCATCAACAGTAAATCAATAGTTCGTGAGTCTAGTATGTCTTGCAATACCCCTGCGTTTAACTCAAGGTTCTGTCTACAGTCTGTCTAGAGAAGTAGAAAAAACTCGCCAGAATGCCTCTTTTGAGGCTGGTCAGGAGGAGGCATTGCGTAACAAGATCTTGCTGTGAGGTAACAAAAATTCCATTGATTACAAGTATTTCTTAATAATCTCCTGGGGAGGCAGCCATGAAATTGGACGGAAAGGTTGCGCTGGTGACGGGCAGCACCACAGGCATTGGACAGGCGATCGCCCTGCGTCTGGCGGCCGACGGGGCCAGAATCGTCATCGACCACCGCGCTGATCCCGAAGGCGCAGCCGAAACCCTGGCCAAAGTAGAGGCGGCGGGCGGCAAGTGCTTTCAATATGGCTGCAATGGGGCAGGGAAGATCGTGCAGGCGGACGTGAGCGAAGTGGAGCAAGTGCGCCGCATGGTCGCGGAGTCGGTTGCCCATTTTGGTCGCCTGGATATTTTGGTCAACAACGCAGGCATTCAGAAGAAAGCGTCCTTTTGGGAAGTCACCGAAGAAGATTATGACCAGGTGATGGACGTGAACCTGAAAGGCGCATTCTTTTCGGCACAGGCCTTTGTGCATCACTGCATGAATGCCCAGCATCCCGGCAAGATTATCAACATTAGCTCGGTGCATGAGGAGCTGTCATTTCCCGATTTTGCGTCCTATTGCGCCAGCAAGGGCGGCATGAAGATGATGACCCGCACGCTAGCAACGGAACTCGCGCCGCTGGGGATTACGATTAACAATGTCGCACCAGGGGCGATCGCCACCGACAAAAACACCAGTCTGCAAGACGACTCAGACGAATCCAAAGAATTTCTCAAAAAAATCCCCCTCCAGCGCATGGGCAATCCGGAGGAGGTGGCATCTTTGGTATCGTTCTTATGTTCCGCCGAAGCCGACTACATCACAGGATCAACCTTCCTGGTAGACGGCGGACTGATGTGGACATATCAGGAGCCGTAATCTAGCTGCGGATTTCATTCCAGAGCTGCACCCACTGGTCGTAGTTCTTCACGCTCTGCCACATATTGATTTGCGAATGCAGCGACAGGTCATCCATGAATAGCTCGTGTGCTTTTTCCTCACCCACCGCTTCCGCGCCCAGCGTCGTTGCGCCAGAGTAGCCCGTCACGTCTATCACGCCCTTTTGCCCGTCGCCACTGAGGATAAAGTCAATCCACTGATAGGCCGCTTCCGGGTTTTTGGAATTCTTGGAAATCATCCAGGAATCTGTCCAGCCCGTCAGCTTGCCCTGGGGACTGACGGAGCCAATAGGATAACCCTCGTTGCTGAGTTGGGTATAGGTCAGCGGCCAGGCGTGAGCCATCACAATTTCGCCCGACTGAAACAGGTTGGCCAGTTCGCCTGCTGTCGTCCAGAATTTGCGAATGTGGGGGCGCAGTTCCAATAGCTTGGCTTTCACTTCGGCGAGATCTTCGTCGGTAAGGTTGTAGGGATTGGCTTTGCCCAGCCACAGCGCCACGTCAGCAATGGTCATAGGGTTATCGGGCAGGGCGATTTTGCCAGAATATCTATCGTCAAATAAGATATCCCAGGACTTCGGCGCGGGTTTTACTTGTTTGGTGTTATAAACCAGCACGTTGGGTCCCCAGGCAAAGGTTACGCCGTAGGGCTTGCCGCCGAAGGTGTTCCACTTGCCGTCCTGAAATGACTCGAATACAGCGCTGTAATTTTGCAGCTTGCTGGTGTCGATGGGGCGCACCAGGCCTGCTTTGTAGAGCCGCTCGGTGATGTCGCCCGATGCGGAGACCAGATCATAATTTTTGCCGCCGCCTGCGCGGAACTTGGCGAACATTTCGTCGCTCGACCCAGCGTAGGTGGCTTTGATCGTGCAGCCGGTTTCTTTTTCAAAAGTATCGGCAAAAGACGAGTCGGTGTAGCCTTCCCAGACGATTGCCGTGAGGGTGCAGCCTGCGGCTTGGGCAGGTTGGGCAGGGCCCCACAGCGACGTAAAGCCCAGAAGCCCAATTAAAACTGCGGTGATGATGCGATGCAGCATTTTTCTAATCTCTTGGTTATTCCTCTGACTGTTTAGTTTGCTTGCAATTCGGTTTTCAAAGTCCAGACTAGGCAAGAACCGCTCGTCAGGGTGTGCCTGGCGGCACAGATCGCTTGCGCCAGCCAATTCCATAGTGTATCGCTGGGGCTTGGGCAACGTGGGGCTTGTGCAGCATTCTGTAAGAATTGGGCGACCTGGATTGTGGAACTGGTCTGCAGAACTGGTCTGTAGAACTGGTCTGAGCCGGGGTTCTGGAGTTCCGAGCCAACAGCCTTGGGGGATATCCCCCAAACCCCCTTTTGCAGGGGACGAAGCGTCCCCCACACCCCCTCCTAAGGGCGTGTCAGTGTGTCCGAGAGGTTGCTTCACATTGCATGAGTGATAGAGGCGATCGCGCAGCGTCTCTCCAAAGAATCGCGCAGCATCTCTAAGGAGAATCTTTCAGGTTTGTGTCACGACAAATCCAGTCGAATCTGGCACAGACAGTATCTCGACTGCATCGCCGAAACCGAGGTCGGAGGGGGTTTGGGGGGACGCACTTCGTCCCCCAAGCGGGGGTTTGGGGGGGAAGCTCCCCCCAAGGCTGTTGGCTCGGCACCCGGAGCCTTCTCTACTGTCCCAAAACCACCCGCTCAACCTCCATTACCCGATGGGCATACTGCTCCTGAGTCAGCACCGGCGCATCTATAAAGGGATTTGCGGCCCGTCCAACGGGAAGCTCCACATCAATCCAGGATTTGCAGCCGCCGTAGGCCTCTTGATAAGGCAACGTGAAAGATTCTGGGAACTGATGCACGCGCAGCAGCAGGACGTAGAGCGGCTGCTGAGGCTTCCATTTCAGCCGTTCTGTAGCTAGGGCGTTTGTCCAAATATGAAACGGCAGCAGCGCCTCAACGGTTTCTGCGGTGGTGATTTGAAAGATGTGGGTGATATCGGCCCAGGCGCAGAGGGTTACGGTGTTGGGATGCCAGCCGGAGGGGACAGGCTGCACTCGGTCGGCGTAGGGTGGCTTGAGCAGGTGTGGCTGCTGATGTTCATAGGTGGGATAGAGCAGCACGCGAGACTGGGCCACGCTGAATCGTCCGCCCGTTTCCCGGATGCCGCCTTTTCGCAACAGCAGAATGGTGTCGCCGCTGAGCAGGGCTTCGATGGCGATCGCCCATTCCTTGAGCGCTGCAACCAACGATCTAGCACTCTCTGAAGAAGAGTCTGAAGAAAAGTCTAAAGAAGAGTCTGGACTTTGGGAGGTGGAATTTTGGGGGACGTTCAGGCGGGTCATCGGCAGCACAGCGAGTGAGGACGGGAGGCGGCTTTGTGCTTAATCTAGCGCGTTGGGCGAGGCAGTGCGTCATGAAGTCCTGGGGCGATCGCCCGCTTTAGCCGCTTTAGAAAGAAACTTCGTAGAAACATGCAGGATTGCACCCTGAGCGGCTAAAGTTGTGAGTAGCCTTGCAAATCAGGCTGTAGCCTGGGTTACACCCAAAGGTATTTCCTGGTTCTGCAATTTTCTTCGGCTATTCGTGTTCGTCTACGGTTGTCCCCAATCCCCCCACCATTTGTCCACTCACTGAGCGACCTGCTTCCTATGGAACCTGAATCCAGCCCAGCTTTGACAGAAGAAGTTATCGAAGCGACCAGCCATCTGGATGTCGTTGAAACTGTGATTTCCAGCCTGCAAGAAGACCAGAGCGCGATGGTCAGCCGATCTGACCAGGGCAATCTGTGGAAGTTTAAGTATGGCAGCGTAGAGGTGTTTGTACAGCTTACGGGCGAAACAGATGACGATATACTCGCCGTCTGGTCACC contains:
- a CDS encoding DUF1802 family protein, translated to MVAALKEWAIAIEALLSGDTILLLRKGGIRETGGRFSVAQSRVLLYPTYEHQQPHLLKPPYADRVQPVPSGWHPNTVTLCAWADITHIFQITTAETVEALLPFHIWTNALATERLKWKPQQPLYVLLLRVHQFPESFTLPYQEAYGGCKSWIDVELPVGRAANPFIDAPVLTQEQYAHRVMEVERVVLGQ
- a CDS encoding SDR family NAD(P)-dependent oxidoreductase, yielding MKLDGKVALVTGSTTGIGQAIALRLAADGARIVIDHRADPEGAAETLAKVEAAGGKCFQYGCNGAGKIVQADVSEVEQVRRMVAESVAHFGRLDILVNNAGIQKKASFWEVTEEDYDQVMDVNLKGAFFSAQAFVHHCMNAQHPGKIINISSVHEELSFPDFASYCASKGGMKMMTRTLATELAPLGITINNVAPGAIATDKNTSLQDDSDESKEFLKKIPLQRMGNPEEVASLVSFLCSAEADYITGSTFLVDGGLMWTYQEP
- a CDS encoding ABC transporter substrate-binding protein — translated: MLHRIITAVLIGLLGFTSLWGPAQPAQAAGCTLTAIVWEGYTDSSFADTFEKETGCTIKATYAGSSDEMFAKFRAGGGKNYDLVSASGDITERLYKAGLVRPIDTSKLQNYSAVFESFQDGKWNTFGGKPYGVTFAWGPNVLVYNTKQVKPAPKSWDILFDDRYSGKIALPDNPMTIADVALWLGKANPYNLTDEDLAEVKAKLLELRPHIRKFWTTAGELANLFQSGEIVMAHAWPLTYTQLSNEGYPIGSVSPQGKLTGWTDSWMISKNSKNPEAAYQWIDFILSGDGQKGVIDVTGYSGATTLGAEAVGEEKAHELFMDDLSLHSQINMWQSVKNYDQWVQLWNEIRS